TACTCCATATATAGTAAAATTATTTGCTATGGGATTTAAAGGAGAGGAACTAAGAATAACAGTAGAGTATTCAAAAATATTAATGCCATCTATCGTATTTATAGCAGCAAATGGATTAGTATCTTCTTATTTATTAGCCAATGGAAGGTTTTATATATCAGGAGTGTTATCAATACCTTTTAATATAATATGTATATTAGCTATAATTATTGGAGGTATGACAAATTCATATACAATGGTGTGGATAACTTTATTTGCGTATATAGCACAGCTTCTTTTTCAAATACCATTTTTAAAAAAATGTGGATATAAACATAGTTTAATAGTTGATGTTAAAGATGAAAATGTTAAAAGTATAATTTACTTGATTTTACCTGTTTTTTTAGGATCGTATGTAGACCAAATAAATAGTGTTATAAACAGAACATTAGCATCTTGCTTAGATACAGGTAGTATAACAGCATTAAATTATGCAAATAAGTTAAATATATTTGCTGTAGGAGTATTGGTTATATCTATATCCACAATAATGTATCCTGTACTTTCTAAATTTGCAAGTCAAAAAAATATGAGAGCTTTTAAAAGTAGTTTAGGAAGATGTATAGATATTGTGATGATAGTTATGATTCCTATTATGGTAGGCATGATTATATTTTCAAAACCTATAGTTCAGTTATTATTTGAAGGTGGATCATTTACTAGTAGAGATACTCAGCTTACATCTACAGCACTACTTTGTTATTCTTTGGGTATGGTTTCATTTGGGATAAGAGATATAGTTTCTAGAGGATTTTATTCTTTGCAAGATACAAAGACACCGGTAAAAAATGCTATGGTAGCAGTTGTTATTGATATAGTTTTTTCTATATTATTGGTGAGAGTTATGGGAATAGGCGGCCTAGCTTTATCTACTTCTATTGCAACCACAGTAGGGGCTTTACTTCTTATAATATCTTTAAGACGAAAAGTTGGCAAATTAGGAATTAAAAGTAGTCTAATCACAGGATTGAAATCTATTGTAGCCTCTATAATAATGGGTATTATATGTAAAGAACTATACACATTAATTATGTTTTTAGGTGGAAACTTTACACATGAAACTAAAAAATTAGTACTTGTAGCATTAATTATAACTAGTTCTGTAGGTGCTATAGTATATTTGATATTAAGTTTGCTGTTTAATATAAAAGAAGTTAGAGATATAGTAAGTCAAGTTAAAACGAAATATGTTCAAATATTAAAAAAGTAAGATGAAATCATCTTACTTTTTTAATGAATAGATGAAATTAATAGAGTTAAGTTGAATTTTTATAACATATTGAGTATATATTATGACACAATTGAATATTTCATTAATTAAAAAAGCAAAAATTTTAGTATTATATGTTTAAATAGTACTTATGGTATAATTAGTATGTAATAAAAAAGATAGGGGGGAATAAAATGAGTTTAGAAATATCAGAAAAAGTATGCAGAGAAAATATAAGATATTTAAATCTGCTTTCTAAACAATATCCTACGATTTCTCAAGCTTCAACAGAAATAATTAATTTAGAATCGATTTTGAATTTACCTAAAGGGACTGAACACTTTTTATCAGATATTCATGGAGAAAGTGAGCCTTTTGTACATGTGTTAAGAAATGGGTCGGGAGTAGTGAAGAGAAAAATAGAAGAGCTTTTTGGAGATTCTCTTATGGAGAGTGAAAAAAAGGCATTAGCTACACTAGTATATTATCCAGAACAAAAGTTGGAGATAGTATTAAAAGAAGAAAAAAACATAAATGATTGGTATAGAGTTACACTTCATAGAATAGTTGAACTATGTAGATACGCATCAACTAAATACACTAAAGACAAGGTAAGAAAATATCTTCCTAAAGATTTTGCATATATAATAGAAGAGCTTTTAAATACAGATTGCAATATAGATCATAAGAAAAAATATTATCAACAAATTATAAATACTATAATTGATATAGATAGATCTAAAGAATTTATAATAGCAATATCTAAGTTGATCCAAAGATTAGTGGTAGATAGATTACATATAATAGGTGATATATATGATAGAGGGCCTAGACCCGATGCTATAATTGATACTTTGATGGATTACCATAGTGTGGATATTCAATGGGGAAATCATGACATCTTATGGATGGGAGCTGCGGCAGGACAAAAAGTTTGTATAGCTAATGCTCTTAGAATTTCAGCTAGATATGCTAACTTAGACATAATTGAAGATATATATGGGATAAATATATTGCCTTTAGCTACATTTGCTTTAAATGTGTATAAAGATGATCCTTGTGAATGCTTTTTACCTAAAATATCAGAAGGTGAATACAATACAAGTGAAATATCATTAATAGCTAAGATGCACAAAGCTATATCTATTATACAATTTAAGTTAGAAAACGAGGTTGTAAAGAGAAGACCAGAATTTAAAATGGAACATAGATGTTTATTAGATAAAATTAACTATGAAAATGGAACTATAAATATAAAAGGAAAAAATTATAAAATAAAAGATAATAACTTTCCTACAGTAGATCCTAAAAATCCTTATAAATTAACTAAAGAAGAAGAAGTTGTTATCGAGAAGTTAAAGTCATCTTTTGTAAATAGTGAAAAACTTCAAAAACATACGTCTTTTTTATTTTCAAAAGGAAGTATATATTTAAAATGTAATTCTAATTTACTATTCCATGGATGTATTCCTTTAAATGAAGATGGTACATTTAAAACATTTACCATAGAAGGGAATGCATATAGAGGTAAAGATTTGATGGATAAGTTTGATTCATTAGCAAGAGAAGGATATTTTTATAGAGAAGGAAATAAGCAAAAAGAGTATGGTATGGATATAATGTGGTACTTGTGGACTGGGGAGGCTTCTCCGCTGTTTGGAAAGGATGATATGGCTACATTTGAAAGATACTTTATATCAGACAAAGAGACACATAGGGAAAATAAAAATTCATACTTTAAATTGAGAGATACTGAAAATATGTGCAATATGATATTTAAAGAGTTTGATCTTGATAGTGAAGATTCTCATATTATAAATGGACATGTTCCTGTTGAGTGTAAAAAAGGAGAGAGTCCTATTAAAGCAAATGGTAAATTAATAGCTATTGATGGTGGATTTTCAAGAGCTTATCAGCAAAAAACTGGTATAGCAGGATATACATTAATATATAACTCATATAGCTTACAACTTGTATCACATCAACATTTTACTAACACAGAACAAGTTATATTTGAAGAAAGTGATATATTATCAATTACATCTATTGTGGAAAGAAATAAAAAAAGAAAATACATAAGAGATACAG
The nucleotide sequence above comes from Paraclostridium bifermentans. Encoded proteins:
- the murJ gene encoding murein biosynthesis integral membrane protein MurJ, with protein sequence MSKTKKSAVILMIITLISKVTGFFRDIILAKNFGASIITDAYITALNIPVVLFTGISSSLGTTYIPMFFKIKEEQGQEGVNKFTSNVLNIVVILGLITVFLGSIFTPYIVKLFAMGFKGEELRITVEYSKILMPSIVFIAANGLVSSYLLANGRFYISGVLSIPFNIICILAIIIGGMTNSYTMVWITLFAYIAQLLFQIPFLKKCGYKHSLIVDVKDENVKSIIYLILPVFLGSYVDQINSVINRTLASCLDTGSITALNYANKLNIFAVGVLVISISTIMYPVLSKFASQKNMRAFKSSLGRCIDIVMIVMIPIMVGMIIFSKPIVQLLFEGGSFTSRDTQLTSTALLCYSLGMVSFGIRDIVSRGFYSLQDTKTPVKNAMVAVVIDIVFSILLVRVMGIGGLALSTSIATTVGALLLIISLRRKVGKLGIKSSLITGLKSIVASIIMGIICKELYTLIMFLGGNFTHETKKLVLVALIITSSVGAIVYLILSLLFNIKEVRDIVSQVKTKYVQILKK
- a CDS encoding fructose-bisphosphatase class III — encoded protein: MSLEISEKVCRENIRYLNLLSKQYPTISQASTEIINLESILNLPKGTEHFLSDIHGESEPFVHVLRNGSGVVKRKIEELFGDSLMESEKKALATLVYYPEQKLEIVLKEEKNINDWYRVTLHRIVELCRYASTKYTKDKVRKYLPKDFAYIIEELLNTDCNIDHKKKYYQQIINTIIDIDRSKEFIIAISKLIQRLVVDRLHIIGDIYDRGPRPDAIIDTLMDYHSVDIQWGNHDILWMGAAAGQKVCIANALRISARYANLDIIEDIYGINILPLATFALNVYKDDPCECFLPKISEGEYNTSEISLIAKMHKAISIIQFKLENEVVKRRPEFKMEHRCLLDKINYENGTINIKGKNYKIKDNNFPTVDPKNPYKLTKEEEVVIEKLKSSFVNSEKLQKHTSFLFSKGSIYLKCNSNLLFHGCIPLNEDGTFKTFTIEGNAYRGKDLMDKFDSLAREGYFYREGNKQKEYGMDIMWYLWTGEASPLFGKDDMATFERYFISDKETHRENKNSYFKLRDTENMCNMIFKEFDLDSEDSHIINGHVPVECKKGESPIKANGKLIAIDGGFSRAYQQKTGIAGYTLIYNSYSLQLVSHQHFTNTEQVIFEESDILSITSIVERNKKRKYIRDTDAGKEIVERINDLKLLLLAYRKGIVKET